One window from the genome of Pseudomonadota bacterium encodes:
- a CDS encoding 2OG-Fe(II) oxygenase, protein MTHNVTIPPLLHNAAAIFHARIAEDLFEKGWSVQPDYLGIGLAAALKTRMAELEEAEALTPAGIGREDQNRIAEDIRRDRTFWLDPAHSTDREYTGLMENLRLCLNRDLFLGLFEYEAHYAMYPAGGFYKKHIDALKGGKNRIVSTVCYLNEEWREKDGGMLTLFDRDDHNRVVNVVLPEEGSIAVFLSEDIPHEVTPANRVRRSIAGWFRCNNSSAERADPLI, encoded by the coding sequence ATATTCCATGCGCGGATTGCGGAGGATCTATTTGAAAAAGGCTGGTCCGTACAGCCCGATTATCTTGGTATCGGCCTCGCGGCGGCTTTGAAGACACGGATGGCGGAGCTGGAAGAGGCGGAAGCACTCACCCCGGCCGGAATCGGGCGGGAGGATCAAAACCGCATTGCGGAAGATATCCGCCGGGACCGCACATTCTGGCTGGACCCCGCACATAGCACGGATCGGGAATATACGGGTTTGATGGAAAATCTGCGCCTGTGTTTGAACCGTGATCTGTTTCTGGGCCTGTTTGAATATGAAGCGCATTACGCAATGTACCCCGCAGGCGGTTTTTACAAGAAACATATTGATGCGCTGAAGGGCGGCAAAAACCGCATTGTCTCGACGGTCTGCTATCTGAATGAAGAATGGCGGGAAAAAGACGGCGGGATGCTGACCTTGTTCGACCGTGATGATCACAACCGTGTTGTGAATGTTGTGCTGCCGGAGGAGGGAAGCATCGCCGTTTTCCTCAGCGAGGATATTCCGCATGAGGTGACACCCGCAAACCGTGTGCGCCGCAGTATCGCGGGCTGGTTCCGCTGTAACAATTCCTCGGCGGAACGGGCGGATCCGCTTATTTAG
- a CDS encoding pentapeptide repeat-containing protein has product MNNIQDVCKLKAIIVFIITFHVFSMYPATAYANSCMIVPVERYLNSDSSYIFRGEAVWSMFSIAALWDSWLGDGHASAKVTFRVSKVYKGDIGEYFTVSSSRKRFKAGQEYIVFVGKDKNSGACSRVIPFSSKWAGYVVQNKGQTDILELEKYLSAKLIPDEDKRLEHTLQGYEYYMQELKAGTREYTAFMLEKAKLFEEENKLQEAREVYDALFKSGQNYDEIRNMLSAVLYNLGDYQEVLKIATEESGVPWRILALLQLGYKEMPDIPYRFIGYKIKELNLKDVKLRNANFSNAVIDHLVIEKADLTGGIFRGAQIGHASIKNSELDNTNFRDAKLTAEFYESDFSAASFKCSHTQLDRVQNSFFVNTDFSLANLSLPNGYEGEGLVAGENWRTEECSSHNKFREYQKQQEKYASVKSANIYRLRNFSKCKLDQKAIWAIGKNAPDVNAPPQKDFSFCKLSGVKFKQTDLTDANFSGAVLDKTDFTEAKLEDANFGWALLGQNVKFPADFKYNDHKFIPFGGGFSADEIGNCTWLNRKGPASAELLADGNDIYKLIARDLDLSEHIFFGAWLPAADFSGANLVSTAIGASYLVGANFKDAKLNNAVLWNSVMDRADFTNADLTSADFRSARLLETRFDNANLDKAIYDESTLFPEGFDPDEHGMLKVNPYSRRKYTEHIDPEVLFLNKIHGLPFSAEIYGVATDRSYTNKQRADNRVPKQAIVEVIIEKTGVPIILVVSTNEPTIWRIKNEHETKIAAVIISGADNQDVEGLARGVKVYNYGLLRNYRRDDKSWQRPNFTNTVKCGYGYDRMEYIIHGVTGKKITSFQSEPNANAFVIK; this is encoded by the coding sequence ATGAATAATATTCAGGATGTTTGTAAGCTAAAAGCTATCATTGTTTTTATTATTACTTTTCATGTTTTCAGCATGTACCCGGCAACGGCATATGCTAATTCTTGCATGATTGTTCCGGTCGAAAGGTATTTAAATTCAGATTCATCATATATTTTCAGAGGTGAGGCTGTCTGGAGTATGTTCTCAATCGCGGCTTTATGGGATTCATGGCTGGGGGATGGTCATGCCTCCGCAAAGGTAACATTCCGTGTGTCTAAAGTTTATAAGGGAGATATCGGAGAATATTTTACCGTATCTTCTTCAAGAAAAAGATTTAAGGCCGGCCAAGAATATATCGTCTTTGTTGGGAAGGATAAGAACAGCGGAGCATGTTCGCGGGTTATACCTTTTTCATCGAAATGGGCGGGCTATGTGGTGCAGAATAAAGGGCAAACCGATATTCTTGAATTAGAAAAATATTTATCTGCAAAGCTGATTCCGGATGAAGATAAACGGTTGGAGCATACTCTGCAAGGGTACGAATATTATATGCAGGAACTGAAAGCCGGAACGCGGGAATATACGGCATTTATGCTTGAAAAGGCAAAACTGTTTGAAGAAGAAAACAAACTTCAGGAAGCCAGAGAGGTTTATGACGCTTTGTTTAAGAGCGGCCAAAACTATGACGAAATCCGTAATATGCTGTCTGCCGTATTGTATAATCTTGGGGACTATCAGGAAGTCTTAAAGATTGCGACAGAGGAAAGTGGAGTGCCGTGGCGGATATTGGCGCTTCTTCAATTGGGGTATAAAGAAATGCCGGATATCCCCTATCGTTTTATTGGCTACAAAATCAAAGAACTGAATTTAAAAGATGTGAAATTACGAAACGCGAATTTTTCGAATGCTGTTATCGATCACTTGGTTATAGAGAAGGCCGATTTGACAGGAGGTATTTTTAGAGGCGCACAAATTGGTCACGCCTCTATTAAAAATTCAGAGTTGGATAATACGAATTTCCGTGATGCGAAGCTGACAGCAGAATTTTATGAGAGTGACTTCTCTGCGGCCTCATTTAAATGTTCGCATACGCAGCTGGATAGGGTTCAAAACTCATTTTTTGTGAATACGGATTTCTCTCTCGCAAATTTATCACTCCCCAATGGTTATGAAGGGGAGGGTTTGGTTGCGGGAGAGAACTGGCGTACTGAAGAATGCTCTTCACACAATAAGTTTAGAGAGTATCAAAAACAGCAAGAGAAATATGCGTCAGTCAAATCCGCGAATATATATCGGTTGCGCAACTTTTCGAAATGTAAGTTGGATCAAAAGGCAATCTGGGCAATAGGTAAAAACGCACCCGATGTAAATGCGCCTCCTCAGAAGGATTTTTCTTTTTGTAAGCTATCAGGCGTCAAATTTAAACAAACCGATCTGACCGACGCTAATTTTTCTGGTGCAGTTCTGGATAAGACGGACTTCACAGAAGCCAAGCTGGAGGATGCCAATTTTGGTTGGGCGTTACTGGGACAAAATGTAAAATTCCCTGCCGATTTTAAATATAATGACCACAAATTTATTCCATTTGGAGGAGGTTTCTCTGCGGATGAAATAGGTAATTGTACATGGTTAAACCGTAAGGGGCCCGCTTCGGCGGAATTATTAGCTGATGGCAATGACATTTATAAACTGATAGCCCGTGATTTAGATTTATCGGAACATATATTTTTCGGTGCATGGCTTCCGGCGGCGGATTTTTCCGGCGCTAATCTAGTCTCTACGGCTATAGGTGCATCATATCTTGTGGGAGCTAACTTTAAAGATGCGAAATTAAACAATGCTGTTTTGTGGAATTCCGTGATGGATAGGGCAGATTTCACCAATGCAGACCTTACAAGCGCGGATTTTCGTTCTGCCAGATTATTAGAAACGCGGTTTGATAACGCGAATCTTGATAAAGCGATTTATGATGAAAGCACCTTGTTTCCAGAGGGATTTGACCCTGATGAGCATGGTATGCTGAAAGTAAACCCTTATAGCAGAAGAAAGTATACTGAGCACATTGACCCGGAAGTTCTATTCCTCAACAAAATTCATGGCCTTCCTTTCAGTGCTGAGATCTACGGGGTTGCGACAGATCGTAGCTATACGAATAAACAGCGGGCAGATAATAGAGTGCCCAAACAAGCAATCGTTGAGGTCATTATTGAGAAAACGGGTGTGCCTATCATATTGGTGGTTTCGACCAATGAACCAACAATCTGGCGTATTAAAAATGAGCATGAAACGAAAATTGCCGCAGTGATTATTAGCGGGGCGGATAATCAGGATGTAGAAGGCTTAGCGCGAGGGGTGAAAGTGTATAATTACGGCCTGCTTCGTAACTATAGGCGCGATGATAAATCCTGGCAGAGACCGAATTTCACCAATACTGTTAAATGCGGATATGGCTATGATAGGATGGAGTACATCATTCACGGCGTAACCGGGAAAAAGATTACCAGCTTCCAATCTGAGCCAAATGCGAATGCATTCGTTATAAAATAA
- a CDS encoding DUF3095 domain-containing protein, producing MDFYKNIPPVNDFRAVLNDSHYHNVPQDWLIAVADVEGSTKAVAAGQYKQVNALGAAAVTAVLNALGDLEIPFVFGGDGASFVFPPAAANAVCAALSGAQDLAASVFSLELRAGILPVSAVTDSRHSVKICKFKINDSLYLAMFAGGGLARAEDMIKADPAHSVRHFADADYLKKNPADFTGFQCRWQNVKSEKGENVTLMIKAHPAKSATAALIYDEILSGIRKIYGMDEAETHPLPLKNLNLTQDKKLLFSDIGINNYRKSAVKKALYAAGIPHAMKIGQWLMDKGKKMGDFDGAQYRAAVRRQSDWRKFDDTLRMVLDSAPEQTARLKAFLDGRKNENRIFYGIHTAKSALLTCMVFDRAERHLHFVDGADGGYTLAAAQMKEQMAQNMRDSG from the coding sequence ATGGATTTTTATAAAAATATCCCTCCCGTTAATGATTTCCGCGCCGTTTTAAATGACAGTCATTATCACAATGTGCCGCAGGACTGGCTGATTGCCGTCGCGGATGTCGAAGGCTCAACCAAGGCGGTTGCCGCCGGGCAGTATAAACAGGTCAATGCGCTCGGCGCAGCGGCGGTCACAGCCGTTTTAAATGCGCTGGGCGATCTGGAAATCCCCTTTGTTTTCGGCGGCGACGGCGCAAGTTTTGTGTTTCCGCCCGCAGCGGCAAATGCCGTCTGTGCCGCTTTATCCGGCGCGCAGGACTTGGCGGCAAGCGTTTTCTCGCTGGAGCTCAGAGCGGGAATTCTCCCTGTGTCCGCCGTCACTGACAGCCGCCACAGCGTTAAAATCTGCAAATTTAAAATCAATGACAGCCTTTATCTGGCGATGTTTGCCGGCGGCGGGCTGGCGCGGGCGGAAGATATGATCAAAGCCGACCCCGCCCATAGCGTCCGCCACTTTGCCGATGCGGATTACTTAAAGAAAAACCCTGCCGATTTTACCGGATTTCAATGCCGCTGGCAGAATGTCAAAAGCGAAAAAGGCGAGAATGTCACATTGATGATCAAAGCGCATCCGGCAAAATCCGCCACCGCCGCGCTGATTTATGATGAAATTCTCTCCGGCATCCGGAAAATTTACGGCATGGATGAGGCGGAAACGCATCCGCTGCCGCTAAAAAACCTGAATCTGACACAGGATAAAAAACTGCTGTTTTCCGATATCGGCATCAATAATTACCGGAAATCAGCCGTAAAGAAAGCACTCTATGCCGCAGGCATCCCGCATGCCATGAAAATCGGGCAATGGCTGATGGATAAAGGCAAAAAAATGGGAGATTTTGACGGCGCCCAGTACCGCGCCGCCGTGCGCCGCCAAAGCGACTGGCGCAAATTCGATGACACATTGCGCATGGTGCTGGACAGCGCACCGGAACAAACCGCCCGGCTGAAAGCCTTTCTGGACGGGCGCAAAAACGAAAACCGCATCTTTTACGGTATTCATACCGCCAAATCCGCGCTGCTGACCTGTATGGTCTTTGACCGTGCCGAACGGCATTTGCATTTTGTCGATGGCGCAGATGGCGGCTATACGCTGGCTGCCGCACAAATGAAAGAACAAATGGCGCAGAATATGCGCGATAGCGGTTGA
- the metH gene encoding methionine synthase, whose product MTARQSDLKQALKTRILVLDGGMGTMIQDYKLTEEDYRGTRFADWKSDLKGNNDLLSLTQGEIIGKIHEAYLEAGADIIETNTFNANHISLADYGMEDLAREINYESARIARAAADKLSTAEKPRYVAGALGPTNRTASISPDVNDPGGRNITFDALTRAYTEAIDGLVDGGADMILIETIFDTLNAKAAIFAFKQYCEDKKIDLPLMISGTITDASGRTLSGQTTEAFWNSVRHGNPLSVGLNCALGPKELRPYISEMSRIADCYVAAYPNAGLPNAFGGYDETPEEMAEEMREWAKKGFLNIIGGCCGTTPDHIRAFAAAVDGLPPRDIPEIPPACRLSGMEPFNIVDGSLFVNVGERTNVTGSARFKKLIKSGDFETALSVAREQVENGAQVIDVNMDEGLIDSKQAMITFLNLISGEPDIARVSIMIDSSKWDVIEAGLKCAQGKCVINSISMKEGTEEFIRHAELAKKYGAAVVVMAFDEDGQADTLARRKEICKRAYKILTEKVGLPAEDIIFDPNIFAIATGIEEHNSYGVDFIEAVRFIKKELPHTLVSGGVSNVSFSFRGNNKVREAIHAVFLYHAIKAGMDMGIVNAGQLEVYDDIPAELKTRVEDVVLNRRPDATDRLLEIAEKYRGDGKGMEKKEDTLWRGLSVEKRLEYALVKGITDYIDDDTAEAYKNADRALDVIEGPLMDGMNVVGDLFGSGKMFLPQVVKSARVMKKSVAWLLPHMEREKAENKAAGIKTKSAGKVLMATVKGDVHDIGKNIVGIVLQCNGFDVVDLGVMVPCEKILKTAKEEKADIIGLSGLITPSLDEMAHVASEMQRLEMDLPLLIGGATTSEMHTAVKIAPHFSSPVVYVPDASRAVGVVSNLLSDDLRPAFLAGVEEKYAAARARFAKKAQTKTLIPLEEARANRMVTDPADYTPALPLKPGVHEFKDFSFETLRDYIDWTPFFYTWGLRMHYPKILDDDKQGGEARTLLADANEMIEQFIRDERISANGIVGLFPANSLDDDIIIYTDETRKEERARLYGLRQQSPKLGGKKNMCLSDYIAPADSGLPDYIGAFAVTAGMGLEELVAEFEAEHDDYRVMMAKALADRFAEAFAECMHAMTRRELWGYAAAEKLDNTALIREEYQGIRPAPGYPANPDHTQKITLWELLDVENKTGMKLTESLAMWPASSVSGFYFSHPQSRYFGVGKIDRDQVEDYAKRRGIPLEEAEKWLGPVLDYK is encoded by the coding sequence ATGACCGCAAGACAATCAGACCTAAAGCAGGCATTGAAAACCCGTATCCTTGTCCTTGACGGCGGCATGGGAACGATGATTCAGGACTATAAGCTGACGGAAGAAGACTACCGCGGCACCCGTTTTGCCGATTGGAAAAGCGATCTAAAAGGCAATAATGACCTGCTGTCGCTGACACAAGGCGAGATTATCGGCAAAATCCACGAAGCCTATCTGGAGGCCGGTGCCGATATCATCGAAACCAATACTTTCAACGCCAATCATATTTCCCTTGCCGATTACGGCATGGAGGATCTGGCCCGCGAAATCAATTATGAATCCGCCCGCATCGCACGCGCTGCCGCTGACAAGCTGTCCACAGCCGAAAAACCGCGCTATGTCGCCGGTGCATTGGGACCGACCAACCGCACGGCGTCGATTTCTCCCGATGTGAATGACCCCGGCGGCCGTAATATCACATTCGACGCGCTGACCCGCGCCTATACGGAAGCGATTGACGGGCTGGTCGATGGCGGCGCGGATATGATCCTGATCGAAACGATTTTCGATACGCTGAATGCCAAAGCCGCCATTTTCGCTTTCAAGCAATATTGCGAAGACAAAAAAATTGATCTGCCGCTGATGATTTCCGGCACGATTACCGATGCTTCGGGACGGACGCTTTCCGGCCAGACCACCGAGGCCTTCTGGAATTCCGTTCGCCACGGCAATCCGCTGAGTGTCGGTTTAAACTGCGCATTGGGTCCGAAGGAACTGCGCCCCTATATCAGCGAAATGTCGCGCATTGCCGATTGCTATGTCGCCGCCTATCCGAATGCCGGATTACCGAACGCCTTTGGCGGTTATGACGAAACGCCCGAGGAAATGGCGGAGGAAATGCGCGAATGGGCGAAAAAAGGATTTCTGAATATTATCGGCGGCTGTTGCGGTACAACACCCGACCATATCCGCGCCTTTGCCGCGGCTGTTGACGGCCTGCCTCCGCGCGATATTCCCGAAATCCCGCCCGCATGCCGGTTGTCGGGTATGGAACCTTTCAATATTGTCGACGGATCGCTGTTTGTGAATGTCGGTGAACGCACCAATGTCACAGGATCGGCACGGTTCAAAAAACTGATCAAATCCGGTGATTTTGAAACCGCGCTTTCCGTTGCCCGCGAACAGGTGGAAAACGGCGCGCAGGTGATTGATGTCAATATGGATGAAGGGCTGATCGACTCCAAACAGGCGATGATCACCTTTCTGAATTTGATTTCGGGCGAACCGGATATTGCCCGCGTGTCGATTATGATTGATTCCTCGAAATGGGATGTCATCGAAGCCGGATTGAAATGCGCACAAGGTAAATGCGTTATCAATTCCATTTCTATGAAGGAAGGCACGGAAGAATTCATCCGCCATGCCGAGCTGGCGAAAAAATACGGTGCCGCCGTTGTCGTGATGGCTTTCGACGAAGACGGTCAGGCCGATACGCTGGCACGCCGCAAAGAGATCTGCAAACGCGCCTATAAAATTCTGACGGAAAAAGTCGGTCTGCCCGCCGAAGATATTATTTTTGACCCCAATATTTTCGCCATTGCGACAGGGATTGAAGAACATAACAGCTATGGCGTTGATTTTATCGAAGCCGTGCGCTTTATCAAAAAGGAGCTGCCGCATACGCTGGTTTCAGGCGGCGTTTCCAATGTGTCTTTTTCTTTCCGCGGCAATAATAAGGTGCGGGAGGCCATTCATGCCGTCTTTCTTTATCACGCCATCAAGGCGGGGATGGATATGGGGATCGTCAATGCCGGACAATTGGAAGTTTATGACGATATTCCGGCGGAGCTAAAAACCCGCGTTGAAGATGTCGTGCTGAACCGCCGTCCCGATGCCACAGACCGGCTTTTGGAAATTGCGGAGAAATACCGCGGCGACGGCAAGGGTATGGAGAAAAAAGAAGACACGTTATGGCGCGGATTATCGGTGGAAAAACGTCTGGAATATGCGCTGGTGAAAGGCATCACCGATTATATTGATGACGACACGGCGGAAGCTTATAAAAACGCCGACCGCGCTCTGGATGTGATTGAAGGCCCGTTGATGGACGGTATGAATGTTGTCGGCGACCTGTTCGGGTCGGGAAAAATGTTCCTGCCGCAGGTTGTGAAATCCGCACGGGTGATGAAAAAATCCGTTGCCTGGCTGCTGCCGCATATGGAACGCGAAAAAGCGGAAAACAAAGCCGCAGGCATCAAAACAAAAAGCGCCGGCAAAGTGCTGATGGCCACCGTCAAAGGCGATGTCCATGATATCGGCAAAAACATTGTCGGCATTGTTCTGCAATGTAACGGCTTTGACGTTGTTGATCTGGGCGTGATGGTGCCGTGCGAAAAAATCCTGAAAACGGCGAAAGAAGAAAAGGCCGATATCATCGGCTTGTCCGGTCTGATTACGCCCTCGCTTGATGAAATGGCGCATGTCGCAAGCGAGATGCAACGGCTGGAAATGGATCTGCCGCTGCTAATCGGCGGTGCAACCACATCGGAAATGCATACGGCGGTCAAAATCGCGCCGCATTTCAGCTCTCCCGTTGTGTATGTGCCCGATGCCTCCCGCGCTGTCGGCGTTGTCAGCAATCTGCTGAGTGATGATCTGCGTCCGGCTTTTCTGGCAGGGGTGGAGGAAAAATACGCCGCCGCCCGCGCCCGTTTTGCAAAAAAAGCGCAAACCAAAACACTGATTCCGCTTGAAGAGGCGCGCGCCAACCGCATGGTGACCGATCCCGCGGATTACACCCCCGCCTTACCGCTGAAACCGGGCGTGCATGAATTCAAGGATTTCTCCTTTGAAACCCTGCGCGATTATATCGACTGGACGCCGTTTTTCTATACATGGGGTCTGCGTATGCATTATCCGAAAATTCTGGATGATGACAAACAGGGAGGCGAGGCACGTACCCTGCTGGCTGATGCCAATGAGATGATCGAACAATTTATTCGCGATGAACGCATCAGCGCAAACGGCATTGTCGGCTTGTTCCCGGCAAACAGTCTTGATGACGACATCATCATCTATACGGATGAGACGCGCAAGGAAGAGCGCGCACGGCTCTATGGTCTGCGCCAGCAATCACCGAAACTGGGCGGTAAAAAGAATATGTGCCTGTCCGATTATATCGCCCCCGCCGATAGCGGGCTTCCCGATTATATCGGTGCCTTCGCCGTCACCGCAGGAATGGGGCTGGAGGAACTGGTCGCGGAATTCGAAGCCGAACATGATGATTACCGCGTGATGATGGCCAAGGCGCTGGCCGACCGTTTTGCCGAAGCCTTCGCCGAATGCATGCATGCGATGACACGACGCGAGTTATGGGGCTATGCGGCAGCGGAAAAACTGGATAACACCGCACTGATCCGCGAGGAATATCAGGGCATCCGCCCCGCCCCCGGCTATCCCGCCAATCCCGACCACACGCAGAAAATTACGCTGTGGGAACTGCTGGATGTCGAAAACAAAACAGGCATGAAACTGACTGAAAGCCTTGCGATGTGGCCGGCCTCTTCGGTCAGCGGTTTTTACTTCTCGCATCCGCAATCGCGCTATTTCGGCGTCGGCAAAATCGACCGCGATCAGGTCGAAGACTACGCCAAAAGACGCGGCATCCCCCTAGAGGAAGCCGAGAAATGGCTCGGCCCTGTTCTGGATTATAAATAA
- a CDS encoding phosphoglucosamine mutase, with translation MTRQYFGTDGIRGTANVEPMTPETAMRAAMATAHMLRGGDHRHKVVIGKDTRLSGYLIEPAMMAGFISMGMDVVLLGPVPTPAVAMLTRSLRADLGVMISASHNPFEDNGIKLFGADGYKLSDDIELQIEQLMDDPLLTSFRAAPENLGRAARLEDESGRYIEHAKATFPKDLRLDGLRIVVDCANGAAYKTAPKVLWELGADVIALSTSPNGFNINKNCGATDPAALCKAVVQNRADIGIALDGDADRVIMCDEKGEVIDGDQLMALIAADWHETGVLKGGAVVATVMSNLGLERYLNDLGIALKRMPVGDRYVVDHMRGNGYNLGGEQSGHIILGDYGTTGDGTLAALQVLSIMRRKKLPASKIGGVFTPVPQILKNIRFQHSIDLDTPEVAGYLAHQESLLKGAGRILVRKSGTEALIRVMAEGDDNALVTRMTEEIAAWLLERDMPKSSEKKGESAKSTGANS, from the coding sequence ATGACGCGTCAGTATTTTGGAACCGACGGCATCCGCGGCACCGCGAATGTCGAACCGATGACCCCCGAAACCGCCATGCGCGCGGCAATGGCCACCGCACATATGCTGCGCGGGGGCGACCACCGCCATAAAGTCGTCATCGGCAAGGATACGCGTCTGTCCGGTTACCTTATCGAACCGGCAATGATGGCGGGCTTTATCTCTATGGGGATGGATGTGGTTCTGCTGGGCCCCGTGCCGACACCCGCTGTTGCTATGTTGACACGCTCCCTGCGTGCCGATCTTGGCGTGATGATTTCCGCCTCGCATAACCCGTTTGAAGATAACGGTATCAAGCTTTTCGGCGCGGACGGTTATAAACTCTCCGATGATATCGAACTGCAAATCGAACAGCTGATGGATGACCCGCTGCTGACATCTTTCCGCGCCGCGCCGGAAAATCTGGGGCGCGCCGCACGTCTGGAAGATGAAAGCGGCCGTTATATCGAACATGCCAAAGCCACCTTCCCGAAAGATCTGCGTCTGGACGGGCTGCGCATCGTTGTCGATTGCGCCAATGGTGCCGCCTATAAAACCGCCCCGAAAGTGCTGTGGGAACTGGGCGCGGATGTGATCGCGCTATCAACCTCCCCAAACGGTTTCAATATCAATAAAAACTGCGGTGCGACCGACCCTGCCGCCCTGTGCAAAGCCGTTGTCCAGAACCGCGCCGATATCGGTATCGCGCTGGACGGTGATGCCGACCGCGTTATCATGTGTGACGAAAAAGGCGAGGTTATCGACGGTGATCAGCTGATGGCGCTGATTGCCGCAGACTGGCACGAAACAGGCGTTTTAAAAGGCGGCGCCGTTGTCGCCACCGTCATGTCCAATCTGGGGCTGGAACGCTATCTGAACGATCTGGGCATTGCCTTGAAACGTATGCCGGTCGGTGACCGCTATGTTGTCGATCATATGCGCGGCAACGGCTATAATCTGGGCGGCGAGCAATCCGGCCATATCATTCTGGGCGATTACGGCACAACAGGTGACGGTACGCTGGCGGCTTTGCAGGTTCTCAGCATTATGCGCCGCAAAAAACTGCCTGCCAGCAAAATCGGCGGTGTCTTTACCCCCGTTCCGCAAATTCTGAAGAATATCCGCTTTCAACACAGTATTGATCTGGATACGCCGGAGGTTGCCGGATATCTTGCCCATCAGGAATCACTGCTGAAAGGCGCAGGCCGCATTCTGGTGCGCAAATCAGGGACGGAAGCTTTGATCCGCGTCATGGCCGAAGGTGATGACAATGCGCTTGTCACCCGTATGACGGAAGAAATCGCCGCATGGCTGCTGGAACGCGATATGCCGAAAAGCAGCGAAAAAAAAGGTGAAAGCGCCAAAAGCACAGGCGCAAACAGCTGA